The genomic region ATGATCTGCGCCAGGATGGACTTGTAGGCGATAATGGCGTCTTCGGTGTCGTCGCGCGCCATTTTACTCTCCGGCTGCCTTTGTTCCATCGGCTCTCAATCCGACGATCGCGGATCTTATCGCGGGAAGCTGTACGGGCGCCACGGAAAAGTGCCGCAGGCCGATCGCAAGCAATCCCGCAAGCCATTGCGGATCGCCCGCGATGTCTCCGCAGATGCTAACAGGTTTGCCGCCCTTTGCCGCAAGGCGCATCGCTCCTTCAAGGAAACGAAACAGCGCGGGTATGGTCGCGCGATGAACGACCGTCGAGTTGGCGCCGTCGCGAGACGAAGCAGCGAGATGCTGTGTGAGGTCATTGGTTCCGAACGAAAAGAAATCTGCGGTTTCAAAGGTGTCCAGCATCACTGCAGCGGCCGGCACTTCCACCATCATGCCGATCGCAGGGATGGGGTGAGGTATGCCGCGTGTGGCGAGCCGCACGGCTTCCTCATGAAATATGCTCCGCATCTCGTTGATCTCTGACGGAAAGGTCACCATTGGCAGCATCACGCGAAGATCGCCGTGGACTGCGGCACGCAGCAGGGCGCGTGCCTGCACGCGAGCAATTTCTGGGTGTGCGAGCAGGAGCCTGATGCCCCGAAGATCCGTTGTCGGTCCGGCAGGCGGTACACCGAGCCCGGCAAGCGGCTTGTCGCCGCCGATATCCAGCATGCGGACAATCACCGGCTTGCCAGCCGCCCATTTCAGGAGGCGACGATAGATGACAATCTGCTTCTCTTCGCTCGCCGCATCCGCGACCGACGAGACTGCAAATTCCGATCGCATCAATCCAATGCCTGCCGTCGTCACCGGCTCAACTGAGTCCAGTTCGGCCGGGTCGTTAACATTGATCGACAGCAGGATTCGCGTTCCATCGGCCGTGCGTACCTCACCGTTGTCACAAGGACTGGCATGCGTGAACGTGGAAATCGATTGCGGGGAAGCCGATTCAACGCGTGCACCGTCGGCATGGACGGCGACTGCACCGCTGTCCGCATCGACCCGAATATAATCGCCTTCCGAAACGGCGAAACGCCCAGCGTTGACGACCATAGGGATCGATTTCGCCCGTGCGAGCAGCGCGACGTGGCCGATGGCACTGCCATTGAAGAGCGCGATGCCTCCGCCCCCCGACCAATCATGTGCCAGGAAGCGGCTCGGCTCCATATCCCTGCCAACGAAGATCGAGCCGGCCGGAAAGTCCGCGATGGGCGTTCCGGTCAATGCGCATAGCACACGGTTCTTGATGTCCAGGATATCGACGGCGCGCGCCCGTACCTGCTCTTCGTCTGCCGTTTCCAATTCGCCGATGTAGTCGTCAAGCGTACCTGCCCATGCGAAGACGATATTTTCTCCGGCATTCATACGCGCTTCAGCCGTCTCCGCTATCGTCGGGTCGCGAAGAACCTCGATCTGGAAATCGATGATGTCCCGGCTTTCGGCGTCCGACCTCCCGGCAAGGGCTTCAAGTTCGTCGACCGATGTTTCGATGGCGTCCATGAGCGCCTGATATCCTGAAGCGGACTGCGGTCGAGACGAGAGGGCGGCATCAGGCAGTTCCCCAAGGTGCACCGGTCCGTAGGCGACGCCGGAAGAAGCGCTCGTTGCTTTCAGGCTATCCCGTTCGGCCATGGTTCTTGTCCTCGTCGAAATTGCGTTCGACGAGTTCCTTCAATGCCTTGATTGCCTCTTCCGCCAGAATGCCGTCAGCTCTTATGCGTAGAACCGATCCCTTGCGGATTCTGGCACTCATGATCTTGATAATGCTCTTGCCGTTCAGCCAGACATCGCTGCCGTTCACGGCGACTTCGATCGAACATGGGAACGACTTTGCTAGCCGGGTGAATGTCACGGCCGGGCGCGCGTGCAGTCCAACGACATGCTTGACCTCCACCTCCGTCTGGCAGCTGACATGCAATCGCGTGGCCTCCGTGGTCTCTATTCGCAATTCACTGCTCATCAGGGTGAGAGCTCCTCGGCCGTGGCGACGACTTTTGCAAGCGACGCACCGCCGGAGGCCTCTGCCGCCGCGATGACGGCGCCTTCTACCAAAGGGGCGTTGCAGATCGCAACGAGCGCCGACCGCGGCGCGCCGAGCATTTCGATCGCCATCTCGCTGTTCGTTTCCGCCCCGCCGAGATCGACGAAGACGGCGACGCCTGCATCCGACCAGGCCGCCTCGATTGCCCGCAGGATGCCGCCAGCATCGGTGCCGAGCTCGCCGCGAACATTGCCTCCGGACCAGGCGAGCGGCACGCAATCACCCACCATCTGCCGCACCATGTCGGCAATACCTCGCGCGACCAGCGGCGAGTGGGAGACGATTACGATTCCGACGTTTGCGGCATTTCCAGTCGTCATCCCCGATGGTTCTCCCCGAAATAATGGCAGATGGCCGTGGTCAAAAGCGCGCAGCTTGACGCACCCGGGTCGACATGACCGATCGAACGATCGCCGAGATAAGACGCGCGGCCGCGCATGGCCTTCATGGCGGCGGTCAGATTGGCGGAGAGCTCGGCGCGCCGCGCGACATCGATCAGCGTCGAAGATTGGGCAAGCGCATCCTGTACCGGATAGAGCACGTCGAGCAGCGTCTTGTCGCCTGCATGCGAACGTCCGCGCCTTGCAACCGCATCGATCGCCTTTTTCAGCACGATCGGAAACTCTTCAGTCCCGTCCCGTGCGCGCAGCTCCCGGCCGATTTCCATCAGCAGTGTCCCGTAAAGAGGACCCGCAGCGCCGCCGACATTCATCACCAAAGTCATTCCTATCTTCTCCACGGCATCCGGCAAGGGGAGGTTGGAAAGGGCAGCCCCTTGCGCGCTCACCGCCTCGCATCCGCGCCGCATGTTGCTGCCGTGGTCTCCATCGCCGATCGCGCAATCAAGCGCGCAAAGATGATCTGTGTTCGCCGTGATGACCGCCCGGCAAGCTTCGATCAGTCCCAAAACAAGCACTGGTTCTGCCTGCACCTCATATCCTCCCAACGGCGGCGCGTTTTTACGCCATGCTTGTCGCTGCAATGGCTGCCGCGACCTCGAATGCGCCCGCGACCGCCACCGCACCAGGATCGGGCACTCCTTCCAGATCCTTCTCTCCGACATACGAGGCACGTCCGGCCTTTGCCTTCTTCATTGCCTTCGTCGACTCTGCACCTGCCACAGCCGCCTTCGCCGCCGCCGCGACGCTGCCGGAGGTGAGGGCTGCGAGCGCCGGGGCCAGCGCATCGACCATCGTGCGGTCACCGATCCCGGCTCCACCATAAAACGTCATCCGATCGAGCCCGGCAAGAAGAGCCGCGGCGATATCGGATTTTTCCGCCATGGCCTTGGCTGCGGCGGTAAAGAAGATCGACAGCAGAACGCCGCTCGAGCCCCCCATGCTGATACTCAGAATGTCGCCGACCGAAGCCAGGGTGGCGGCGGGCTCCTTGAGCGGCAAAGTGTCGATGCGGGCAAGCACGCTGCGAGCGCCGGTTGCCACCGTGGAGCCAGTGTCTCCGTCGCCGACGCGGCCGTCCAAACGGTTGAGCTCGCTTTCGAGCGAGACCAGGTGCTCGCAGAGTGCTGTTATCAGGCGACGGCTCTGGCCGTGGTCGCTGGCCGCGGCTGTTCCACTCGGATTGGCGCCTGTTTGGGGAGCCGCAATGGCCTTGATCCCATGATGTTCGACTGCAGGTACCCAGGCATGGGGTTCGACCGGCGCCATCAAAGCCGCCTCGCGGGCGCCATCCAACCGGATCAGGGAAAGCGAGAAACCGTTCATGTTGAGCGCCGTCATCATTGGCGCCGGCCCGATAATCAATTTGATGCGGCGCCCAAGGGAGCAAGACAGGACGGTATTGGCGATCACGCCCATTTCGAGGGGCGGAACGGCGCCAAGATTGTTGATGAGCAGGGCATGGCTTCGCGAGTCGTCCACCTTTGCGGCAAGCCGCTCAGTCATAGTGGCAACGATATCGGCGACCGATTGGAGCGCGATACGTTCGGCGCCTGGTTCCCCATGGATACCAAGGCCAAGTTCGCCTTCGTTCGCGCCAAGGCGATCTTCGTGCGACTGGCCGGGTACGCTGCAGGTCGATAGCGACATCCCGAGCGAAACGATATCGGTTGCTGTGGATGTAGCGTGTGCGGCGACCGTCTTCAGATCCGTTCCGATCTCGGCATAATATCCGGCAATCTTGTGAACGAACAGGGTGCCGGCGACGCCGCGCGGTTGGTTGATATGCGGGATCGCGATGTCGTCCGCAACAATGACCATCTCGACGTCGAAACCTTCGGCGCGGGCCTTCTCGGCCGCGAGGCCGAAATTCAAGCGGTCGCCGGTGTAATTCTTGACGATCAACAGGGCTCCCTTGGGTCCGGTAACGGCGCGGATCGCCGTCAGAACCGCGTCGACGCTTGGCGAAGCAAAGATCTCGCCGGATACCGCTGCCGTCAGCATGCCCTTGCCGACGAACCCGGCGTGCGAAGGCTCATGTCCCGCACCGCCGCCTGAAATGATTGCCACTTTTGAATGGTCCCAGTCCGCGCGCAATATCACCTTGATTTCGGGGAATGTGTCCAGACGGGCAAGGCGGCCCGGGCCGCTTGTGAGCAGTAGGCCGTCCAGAGCTTCTGTGACGATGTCTTTCCGGCGATTGAAGAAATGTTTCATTGATTGAGACCCGTCTGTTTTTTGCATGCCTGTTTTGGTTCAGTTTCTTCGGTTCAAGCGAGCCGCTGTCCGCTTGCGTCGAAATAGAGCGGGTCGCGGAGCGTAAGATTGATCCTGTCGCCCGGTTTGATTGAGAGATATGGATCCGCAAGCGTGACGAGCTTGTGATCACGAACACGGATATGCAGGTGGTTCTGGTCGCCCAGGTGCTCGATCCAGTCGACCTCCGCATTTGCATCCTTGCCGACGACGATGTCGAGATGCTCAGTGCGTGCGCCGATTGTTTTCGTACCCTTGGGAGGACTTCCGCCAGGAAGTAGATCGGCGGGCAGCAGGTTGATATGCGGTTGTCCGAGACGGGCAGCGACATGAAGGTTGGCGGGATTGCCGTAGATTTCCCGAGGCGTGCCCACCTGCAGTAGCCTGCCTTCCGCGACAATGCCGATGCGATCCGCCATCGTCATGGCCTCCACCTGATCGTGGGTCACATAGAGCAGGGTCGAGCCCAGTTCCTTCTGGATGCGCTTGAGTTCCAGCCGAAGTTCCGCCCGAAGCTTGGCGTCGAGAGACGAAAGCGGTTCGTCCATGAGGTAGATCGCGGGTTCGCGCACCAGCGCTCGGCCGATTGCGACGCGCTGCATCTCTCCGCCGGAGAGACGGGTCGAGCGGTTATCCAACTTATGATCGATCCTCACCATCTGCGCAATCTCGCGGACGCGCCGATCGATCTCGTCGTTGCTCAACATTCGAACCGGCGCCCTAAGAGGAAATGCAAGGTTTTCGTAAACCGTCATGTGCGGATAAAGCGAATATTGCTGGAACACGAAAGCCACGTCGCGCTCGGCCGGGGATTGGCCAGCGACGTTGCGCCCGCCGATCTCGATACGGCCGCCGTCGGGCCGTTCTAGGCCGGCGATCAGGCGAAGCGTCGTCGTCTTGCCGGCCCCAGTCGGCCCCAGCAGCACGACGAATTCGCCATCGCGGATCGCAAGATCGAGGTTGCTGAGCGCCTGCGTGTCGCCGAAACGCATGTTGAGGTCTTTGAGAACGACATCAGCCATGCCGGACCTCCGAATAGAGCGATGAAGCGACCGCACGGCCCGACTGGCAGTCGAAGAGCGCAAGTTCGGCAGGGTTGAATTCGAGACCGACCGTTTCGCCGGTGCGGAAGTTACGGTTTGCCGGAACCCGGGCTTTGATCAATCCGCTGCGGGTTTCGATCGCCACGATCTGATTTGTTCCAAGATACTCGCTGCCATAGACGGCGCCGCGCAGGGCGGAGGCATCGCTGACGCGGATGTGCTCCGGCCGCACGCCAAGCGCCAGCTCGCCTACCCTCAAGTCCTGGTGAATCTCGGGAACGGCGACATCGACGCCATCAAGAGAGATGGATCGGTCTCCCTTCTGAAGGCCGGAGGTGAAGCGCATGAAATTCATCGGCGGTGAGCCGATGAAGTCCGCGACATACATGGTCGCAGGCTTGCTGTAGATTTCCTGCGGCGTTCCGAACTGCTCTATGACGCCATGGTTCATGACGGCGATCTTGTCGGCCATCGCCATCGCCTCATGCTGATCGTGCGTGACGTAGACCGTCGTCGCATGGATGCGGTTGTGCAATTCGCGCAGCTCATGAACCATGACCTCGCGGAACTCCGCATCGAGCGTACCGAGCGGTTCATCCATCAGGAAGCATTTCGGGCGCCGCACGATGGCGCGGCCGAGCGCCACGCGCTGCCGGTCGCCACCGGCAAGCCCGGAGACGGACCTCTCGAGAATATGGTCGATCTGTAGGAGGCGGGCGGTCTCCTGGACGCGTTCACGTATTCTCGCCTTCGGCATCCCTTGAGACAGCAACGGAAAGCCGATATTCTTGCGCACATTCATGTGCGGATAGAGCGCAAAGAGCTGGAAGACAAAGGCAATGTCGCGGGCGCTGGCGCGATTGAAGGTGACGTCCTCGCCGTCGAGGTAGATCTTGCCGCTGGTCGGCAGTTCGAGGCCGGCGATCATGCGAAGGGTGGTCGTCTTGCCGCAGCCGGATGGCCCGAGCAGGGCGAGAAACTCGCCGTCATCGACGACGAAGCTCGAGCCTTCGACGGCAGCGAAGCTGCCGAACTGTTTGCGGACATTTTCTATCTTGATCTCCGCCATGGTTCACTCCGCAAATTTCGAGACGATGATGAACATCGCTGTTCCGGTAAGCAGTGTGACCAGCGAGTAGGTGTAGAGCACCAGCAGGAAGGGTTGGAACAGCATCAGGAAACCTGCTGCAATTACCACCGTTGCAATGTTCTCCATCGGACCGCGTCGCAGGAAAAAAGACCGCTTCGGACGGTCAGGGCGGGGCGTTTCTATCATGTGCGTCATTTGCGGACCGCTCCGAAGGTGATGCCGCGCAGCAGCTGCTTGCGCAGGAGAATGGTGAAGACCAGGATCGGAATCAGGAAGATGGTGGTACCCGCTGCAACAGCCGGCCAGTCCTGCCCTCCTTCGCCGATGATTGTCGGGATGAATGGCGGTGCGGTCTGCGCGCTGCCCGATGTCAGAAGTGCGGCGAAGGCATATTCGTTCCAGGCGAAGATCAGGCAGAAGATGGCGGTGGCGGCGATGCCGGTCGTTGCCTGCGGCAGCACGACCTTCCGGAAGGCCTGCAGCCGGGTGTAGCCGTCGATCATCGCGGCCTCCTCGTATTCACGCGGGATCTCGTCGATGAAGCCTTTGAGCAGCCAGACAGCGAGCGACACATTGACCGCCGTGTAAAGCAGGATCATCCCCAATGCCGTGTCGGACAGCCCAAGTTCCCGGTACATCAGGTAGATCGGGATCGCGACGGCGATCGGCGGCATCATGCGCGTCGACAGGATGAAGAACAAAAGATCGTCGGCGAGCGGCACCCGGAAGCGCGAGAAGCCGTAGGCGGCCATCGTACCGAGCAAGACGGCGAGAAAAGTAGATCCGAACGCGATCACCAGGGAATTGATGAAGCGCGGCAAGAAATTCGAGGGGCCGGCGATCACCATGTTGCGCTTGCGGGTTACCTCATCGCAGGTGCCTGTCGGCTCTGGCAAGGAAGCAATGTATTCAGGCGTCTGCCGCGTTCTCGTGGTCAGAAGATTGCAATAGCCTTCAAGCGACGGTGTGAAGACGATCTTCGGCGGATAGCTGATGGAATCAGGCGGCGACTTGATGCTGGTCAGGAAAATCCAGACCAGCGGTACTAGAGTGATCAGCGCGTAGAGGATCACGATCGCGCCGGCGATCCGTTTGCTGGTGAAGCTCGGCTCAACGACCGAATGGGCGGAGTTCGCAGAGCTCATCGTTGTTTTACCTTGTTAAGAGCCTTGACGTAGATGTTGGCGAGACCGAACACCGCGACAAAGAGAACGATAGCAAAGGCGGAGGCGCGGCCGGTAGCCCAGCTCTCGAAGGCCGCGCGCTTCAGCGTGATCGAGGCGACCTCTGTAACCGAGCCAGGCCCGCCGCCGGTCAAAAGCGTTACCATGTCGAACATCTTGAAGTTCTCGATCCCGCGAAAGAGGATGGCGAGCATGATGAAAGGCAGCGCCATCGGCACCGTGATCGACCAGAATTGGCGCCATGCCGAGGCACGGTCGACCTCCGCGGCCTCGTAGATGTAGTCCGGGATCGAGCGCAGGCCGGCGAGGCAGATCAGCATCACATAGGGCGTCCACATCCAGGTATCGACGATGATGATCGCCCAAGGCGCAAGCGAAACGTCGCCGAGCATCCGGATATCCGACGTCGGAATGCCACTGAGCCAGGAGACCGCATAGGCGAAAAGGCCGATCTGCGGTTCGTAGAGAAAACGCCAGAAATTGCCGACAACAGCCGGAGACAGCATCATCGGAATCAGTATGATCGTCGTCCAGAAGGCATGGCCGCGAAATTTGCGATCGATCAGGTAGGCGAGTGTGAAGCCGATAACGGTTTGCAGGACGATCGTCCAGAAGACGAAATGCGCTGTCGTCTGCATCGCCTGCCAGACGTCCGGATCGGTTAAGACGCGCTCGTAATTTCTCAAACCCACCCCTTCGACAGCGGCATTCGGCCGGTTGGCACGATAGTTCGTGAAGGAAAGATAGATTGCCCAGATGAGCGGAAAAATGTTGATCGCGAGCAACAGGACGATGGCGGGAGCGATGAACAGCCATGCTATCGCTCGATCGGACAGGCCGCGCACCCGCCGGACCACGGAATTCGGCGTCATCTTTGCAGTCGCATCGGCTGCCTTCTCGACGATGGAATTGGAAATGTTCAAGATGTCACCTGGTCTCTGCGTATGTGAGACATCATGCGGCCCGGCTCCTTTGCCGATCCGGGCCCTCCAGACAAGAATTCCGCGTGTCCAGCCAGACACTAGATCTTGCCGTCGTCCTCGAACACTTGGGTCCAATCCTTCACCAAGCCGTCGAGAGCTTCCTGAGCGGTCCCATTGCCGGCGACCACATAATTATGAACCCGCTTCTGCATGGCTTGGAGAAGGGACGCGTAGCTCGGTTCGGCCCAGAAATCCTTGACGATCGCCATGGAGTCCAGAAACGCCTGAGCGTAAGGCTGGCTGCCGGCGAAGCCGGGCGCGTTGACGACGGAATTCAAGCAGGAGAAGCCGCCGAGCTCCCACCACTTGGCCTGCACATCAGGTTGTGCGAACCACTTGATGTACTGCAGCGCGCCGTCCTTCTTGTCGGAATAGGAGACAACCGAGATACCTTGTCCGCCGAGTTGGGCAAAGTGCGCCTTCTCGGCAGGATTCGGGAAGAAGCCGATGCGATCGCCGCCGACTTTCTCGTCTTTGTAAAGGCCGGGCCAGGTAAAGGCGAAATTCATCTGCATGGCGACCTGGCCGGATTTGAAGGCATCCGCGGATTCGACCATGTAGACGTTTGAACTGCCCGGCGGCGTGCAGCAATCATACAGGGACTTGTAGAATTCAAGGCCCTTTACCGCGTCGGGCGAATTGACGAAGCCTTCCATCTCGTAGGGCTTCTTGGGGTTGTCATATTGGAAGCCCCAATCATAGAGGACATTGGTCGCGCCCATGGTGATGCCCTCCGAGCCGCGCTCGGTATAGATCGAAGCGCCGTAAACGGTCTTTCCGTCGATCTCGCGCTTCTGGAAGAATTCGGCAATCTGCTTCAGTTGATCATAGGTCTTCGGCGCAGCGAGATCCCAGCCATATTTCTCTTTGAATTCCTTTTTGAGTTCCGGACGCTCGAACCAGTCTTTGCGGTAGGTCCAGCCGACGACGTCGCCCATGGCCGGAAGCGCCCAGTAGTTCGGGGTATTCTTCGGCCACTCGGAGTAACCGACAACTGTTGCCGGCACGAAGTCATCCATCTTGATGCCTTCCTTGTCGAAAAAGTCGTTGAGCTTGACGTAGTGTCCATTCTCCGCTGATCCGCCGATCCATTGGCTGTCGCCGATAATCAGGTCGCAGAGCTT from Rhizobium gallicum bv. gallicum R602sp harbors:
- a CDS encoding putative PEP-binding protein, which codes for MAERDSLKATSASSGVAYGPVHLGELPDAALSSRPQSASGYQALMDAIETSVDELEALAGRSDAESRDIIDFQIEVLRDPTIAETAEARMNAGENIVFAWAGTLDDYIGELETADEEQVRARAVDILDIKNRVLCALTGTPIADFPAGSIFVGRDMEPSRFLAHDWSGGGGIALFNGSAIGHVALLARAKSIPMVVNAGRFAVSEGDYIRVDADSGAVAVHADGARVESASPQSISTFTHASPCDNGEVRTADGTRILLSINVNDPAELDSVEPVTTAGIGLMRSEFAVSSVADAASEEKQIVIYRRLLKWAAGKPVIVRMLDIGGDKPLAGLGVPPAGPTTDLRGIRLLLAHPEIARVQARALLRAAVHGDLRVMLPMVTFPSEINEMRSIFHEEAVRLATRGIPHPIPAIGMMVEVPAAAVMLDTFETADFFSFGTNDLTQHLAASSRDGANSTVVHRATIPALFRFLEGAMRLAAKGGKPVSICGDIAGDPQWLAGLLAIGLRHFSVAPVQLPAIRSAIVGLRADGTKAAGE
- a CDS encoding HPr family phosphocarrier protein → MSSELRIETTEATRLHVSCQTEVEVKHVVGLHARPAVTFTRLAKSFPCSIEVAVNGSDVWLNGKSIIKIMSARIRKGSVLRIRADGILAEEAIKALKELVERNFDEDKNHGRTG
- the dhaM gene encoding dihydroxyacetone kinase phosphoryl donor subunit DhaM encodes the protein MTTGNAANVGIVIVSHSPLVARGIADMVRQMVGDCVPLAWSGGNVRGELGTDAGGILRAIEAAWSDAGVAVFVDLGGAETNSEMAIEMLGAPRSALVAICNAPLVEGAVIAAAEASGGASLAKVVATAEELSP
- the dhaL gene encoding dihydroxyacetone kinase subunit DhaL gives rise to the protein MQAEPVLVLGLIEACRAVITANTDHLCALDCAIGDGDHGSNMRRGCEAVSAQGAALSNLPLPDAVEKIGMTLVMNVGGAAGPLYGTLLMEIGRELRARDGTEEFPIVLKKAIDAVARRGRSHAGDKTLLDVLYPVQDALAQSSTLIDVARRAELSANLTAAMKAMRGRASYLGDRSIGHVDPGASSCALLTTAICHYFGENHRG
- a CDS encoding dihydroxyacetone kinase subunit DhaK, translated to MKHFFNRRKDIVTEALDGLLLTSGPGRLARLDTFPEIKVILRADWDHSKVAIISGGGAGHEPSHAGFVGKGMLTAAVSGEIFASPSVDAVLTAIRAVTGPKGALLIVKNYTGDRLNFGLAAEKARAEGFDVEMVIVADDIAIPHINQPRGVAGTLFVHKIAGYYAEIGTDLKTVAAHATSTATDIVSLGMSLSTCSVPGQSHEDRLGANEGELGLGIHGEPGAERIALQSVADIVATMTERLAAKVDDSRSHALLINNLGAVPPLEMGVIANTVLSCSLGRRIKLIIGPAPMMTALNMNGFSLSLIRLDGAREAALMAPVEPHAWVPAVEHHGIKAIAAPQTGANPSGTAAASDHGQSRRLITALCEHLVSLESELNRLDGRVGDGDTGSTVATGARSVLARIDTLPLKEPAATLASVGDILSISMGGSSGVLLSIFFTAAAKAMAEKSDIAAALLAGLDRMTFYGGAGIGDRTMVDALAPALAALTSGSVAAAAKAAVAGAESTKAMKKAKAGRASYVGEKDLEGVPDPGAVAVAGAFEVAAAIAATSMA
- a CDS encoding ABC transporter ATP-binding protein → MADVVLKDLNMRFGDTQALSNLDLAIRDGEFVVLLGPTGAGKTTTLRLIAGLERPDGGRIEIGGRNVAGQSPAERDVAFVFQQYSLYPHMTVYENLAFPLRAPVRMLSNDEIDRRVREIAQMVRIDHKLDNRSTRLSGGEMQRVAIGRALVREPAIYLMDEPLSSLDAKLRAELRLELKRIQKELGSTLLYVTHDQVEAMTMADRIGIVAEGRLLQVGTPREIYGNPANLHVAARLGQPHINLLPADLLPGGSPPKGTKTIGARTEHLDIVVGKDANAEVDWIEHLGDQNHLHIRVRDHKLVTLADPYLSIKPGDRINLTLRDPLYFDASGQRLA
- a CDS encoding ABC transporter ATP-binding protein, with the translated sequence MAEIKIENVRKQFGSFAAVEGSSFVVDDGEFLALLGPSGCGKTTTLRMIAGLELPTSGKIYLDGEDVTFNRASARDIAFVFQLFALYPHMNVRKNIGFPLLSQGMPKARIRERVQETARLLQIDHILERSVSGLAGGDRQRVALGRAIVRRPKCFLMDEPLGTLDAEFREVMVHELRELHNRIHATTVYVTHDQHEAMAMADKIAVMNHGVIEQFGTPQEIYSKPATMYVADFIGSPPMNFMRFTSGLQKGDRSISLDGVDVAVPEIHQDLRVGELALGVRPEHIRVSDASALRGAVYGSEYLGTNQIVAIETRSGLIKARVPANRNFRTGETVGLEFNPAELALFDCQSGRAVASSLYSEVRHG
- a CDS encoding carbohydrate ABC transporter permease, with protein sequence MSSANSAHSVVEPSFTSKRIAGAIVILYALITLVPLVWIFLTSIKSPPDSISYPPKIVFTPSLEGYCNLLTTRTRQTPEYIASLPEPTGTCDEVTRKRNMVIAGPSNFLPRFINSLVIAFGSTFLAVLLGTMAAYGFSRFRVPLADDLLFFILSTRMMPPIAVAIPIYLMYRELGLSDTALGMILLYTAVNVSLAVWLLKGFIDEIPREYEEAAMIDGYTRLQAFRKVVLPQATTGIAATAIFCLIFAWNEYAFAALLTSGSAQTAPPFIPTIIGEGGQDWPAVAAGTTIFLIPILVFTILLRKQLLRGITFGAVRK
- a CDS encoding carbohydrate ABC transporter permease, which produces MNISNSIVEKAADATAKMTPNSVVRRVRGLSDRAIAWLFIAPAIVLLLAINIFPLIWAIYLSFTNYRANRPNAAVEGVGLRNYERVLTDPDVWQAMQTTAHFVFWTIVLQTVIGFTLAYLIDRKFRGHAFWTTIILIPMMLSPAVVGNFWRFLYEPQIGLFAYAVSWLSGIPTSDIRMLGDVSLAPWAIIIVDTWMWTPYVMLICLAGLRSIPDYIYEAAEVDRASAWRQFWSITVPMALPFIMLAILFRGIENFKMFDMVTLLTGGGPGSVTEVASITLKRAAFESWATGRASAFAIVLFVAVFGLANIYVKALNKVKQR
- a CDS encoding ABC transporter substrate-binding protein, with the translated sequence MQKKSKALLGLASALMLSSALPNLAKADELTLCWAAWDPANALVELSKDFSAKTGTTMKFEFVPWTSYADRFLNELNSHGKLCDLIIGDSQWIGGSAENGHYVKLNDFFDKEGIKMDDFVPATVVGYSEWPKNTPNYWALPAMGDVVGWTYRKDWFERPELKKEFKEKYGWDLAAPKTYDQLKQIAEFFQKREIDGKTVYGASIYTERGSEGITMGATNVLYDWGFQYDNPKKPYEMEGFVNSPDAVKGLEFYKSLYDCCTPPGSSNVYMVESADAFKSGQVAMQMNFAFTWPGLYKDEKVGGDRIGFFPNPAEKAHFAQLGGQGISVVSYSDKKDGALQYIKWFAQPDVQAKWWELGGFSCLNSVVNAPGFAGSQPYAQAFLDSMAIVKDFWAEPSYASLLQAMQKRVHNYVVAGNGTAQEALDGLVKDWTQVFEDDGKI